One genomic window of Coffea eugenioides isolate CCC68of chromosome 1, Ceug_1.0, whole genome shotgun sequence includes the following:
- the LOC113766091 gene encoding ent-kaurenoic acid oxidase 1-like yields MAAAGDDVVGVAPQSAEKKNRGISYGDGEGLYKTHLFGSPSIIACSPSANKSILQSDQVFAMGWPGTKITGNKFLITLEGSSHARIRGLVVKALNQPDALRRIAIMVQPGIVAALQQWSKEGRLVVFNKAKKVTFENIGKYFCGLEPGPHLDTLDHLFAGIMHGVTSAQINIPGTAYHHALQCRKKANTFFTDVINKRKYEGDAARAEYDLLDQLLHLKDDDGKQLQDTEVLDNIVGLIIAGYESTSLSIMWAVYYLAKYPNVLKRLQEEHKNLGRNGDFITRDDIVNLQYTNKVTKPKGWKVISWLRYVHADPKNFEDSLSFNPDRWNGKPKPWTNLIFGGGPRICPGNMLGRMQIAIFIHHLVVGYSMKPPGITEEQIKLRAALFSLKDAAKDWLYYLPSSDRSIIDAASEGALANKTPREAWLLIEVMAENSEQFGFRESNPTRRVNEIETSSIQQQLSELTSFIRQLAVENVHQAKVCEICTNVGHPTDSCPILQENGVEQVNMAGGVPMSHRQYDPYLNTYNPDWRDHPNFSYGNRP; encoded by the exons ATGGCGGCTGCTGGAGATGATGTTGTCGGTGTTGCACCCCAGTCAGCAGAGAAGAAGAACAGAGGGATATC ATATGGTGATGGAGAAGGATTGTACAAAACCCATCTCTTCGGTTCACCCTCTATAATTGCATGCTCTCCATCAGCTAACAAATCTATCCTGCAGTCGGATCAAGTCTTTGCAATGGGTTGGCCTGGCACTAAAATTACAGGCAACAAATTCCTCATCACCCTTGAAGGATCATCGCATGCAAGGATTAGAGGCTTGGTTGTAAAGGCCCTCAATCAACCTGATGCTCTCCGTAGGATAGCCATCATGGTCCAACCAGGAATAGTTGCAGCCCTGCAACAATGGTCAAAAGAAGGAAGATTAGTCGTATTCAATAAAGCTAAGAAG GTTACTTTTGAGAACATTGGGAAGTACTTTTGCGGGTTGGAGCCAGGACCCCATCTTGATACACTTGATCACCTATTTGCGGGTATCATGCACGGTGTCACAAGTGCACAAATTAATATTCCAGGAACTGCTTATCATCATGCCCTCCAG TGTCGGAAGAAAGCCAACACATTTTTTACAGATGTAATAAACAAGAGAAAGTATGAAGGGGATGCTGCAAGAGCTGAGTATGATTTGTTGGATCAACTCTTGCATCTAAAAGATGACGATGGTAAGCAACTGCAAGATACAGAGGTGCTTGACAACATCGTAGGCCTCATAATTGCTGGCTATGAATCCACTTCCCTTTCAATTATGTGGGCTGTGTATTATCTCGCAAAGTACCCAAATGTACTTAAAAGACTACAG GAGGAGCACAAGAATCTTGGTAGGAATGGTGATTTCATCACACGCGATGACATTGTAAACTTGCAGTACACAAATAAG GTTACAAAACCTAAAGGATGGAAAGTGATCAGCTGGCTACGATACGTTCATGCTGatccaaaaaattttgaagattcGTTAAGTTTCAATCCAGATAGGTGGAAT GGAAAACCAAAGCCTTGGACAAACTTGATCTTTGGAGGGGGACCAAGGATATGTCCAGGAAATATGCTTGGTCGAATGCAAATTGCCATTTTCATCCACCATTTGGTCGTAGGGTACAG TATGAAGCCTCCAGGGATTACTGAAGAGCAGATCAAACTTAGAGCAGCCCTTTTTTCCCTCAAGGATGCAGCAAAGGATTGGTTATACTACCTACCT TCATCTGACAGAAGCATTATTGACGCTGCAAGTGAAGGAGCATTGGCAAATAAGACACCGAGAGAAGCATGGCTGCTTATTGAAGTTATGGCAGAAAATTCTGAACAGTTTGGCTTCCGCGAGAGTAACCCTACCCGTAGGGTTAACGAGATAGAGACGTCATCCATTCAGCAGCAGCTATCGGAGCTAACATCTTTTATTCGGCAATTAGCTGTGGAGAACGTGCATCAAGCTAAGGTTTGTGAAATTTGTACAAACGTGGGCCACCCCACTGACTCATGCCCTATTCTGCAAGAGAATGGGGTTGAACAAGTAAACATGGCTGGAGGCGTGCCTATGTCCCATAGGCAGTACGATCCATACTTGAACACGTACAATCCGGATTGGAGAGACCACCCCAACTTCAGCTATGGGAACAGGCCATAG